AGTGAAATTTGTTGCTACCGAAATGGAGTACTTTGCGGATGAGGTTGGGATTTTGAAACTAAAAGGCGAACCCAAAGATGTGATTCGGACAGGCGATGTAGGCTATATAATTTCGGGAATAAAAGAAGCTAAAGAGGTAAAAGTTGGGGATACCATAACACATGTTGATAGGCCTTGCGACCAAGCTATACAAGGATTTGAGGAAGTGAAACCCATGGTTTTTGCCGGAATATATCCGGTTGATACCGAAGATTATGAAGAACTGAGGGCTAGCATGGACAAACTTCAACTAAACGATGCCTCCCTCACCTACGAACCTGAATCGTCGGCTGCCTTAGGATTTGGTTTCCGCTGCGGGTTTTTGGGAATGTTGCACATGGAAATTATTCAGGAACGCCTGGAACGAGAATTTGGAATGACAGTAATTACCACTGTTCCGAACGTTTCGTATTATGCCTACACCACCAAGGGAGAAAAAATGGTTCTGAACAACCCTTCCGAAATGCCCGACCCGAGTAAGTTAGATCGCATAGAAGAGCCATATATTAAGGCCCAGGTAATTACCAAGTCGGAATTTGTGGGAGCCATAATGACCCTTTGCATAGAGAAGAGAGGGATTTTGAAAAACCAGGTTTATCTAACCACCGACCGGGTTGAACTTAGTTTCGATATGCCTTTGGGTGAAATAGTATTCGATTTTTACGACCGCCTTAAGACTATTTCCAAAGGATATGCCTCGTTCGATTACCATCCGCTAGATTATCGCCCCAGTCATCTGGTAAAAATGGATATCATGCTGAATGCCGAACCGGTGGATGCTTTATCCAGCCTTATTCACCGCGACAATGCGTATGACTTTGGCAAAAAAATATGTGAGAAGCTAAAAGAACTTATACCACGTCACCAATTCGAAATTCCTATTCAGGCCGCTATTGGAGCAAAAATTATTGCCCGCGAAACCATCAAGGCACTACGAAAAGACGTTACAGCAAAATGTTATGGTGGTGATATTTCCAGGAAACGTAAACTGTTGGAGAAACAAAAAGAAGGTAAAAAGCGAATGAGGCAGGTTGGAAGTGTAGAAATACCCCAACAAGCCTTTATGGCCGTGCTTAAACTGGATTAATCCTTAAAAACCAGCTACCCGATATGATTCTCTCCATGACCGGTTTTGGTAAGGCACAAGTGGCCTTGGCCGATAAAAAATTGTCGATAGAAATTAAATCGCTTAACAGCAAACAGCTTGATTTGAGCTTG
This region of Bacteroidia bacterium genomic DNA includes:
- the lepA gene encoding translation elongation factor 4, translated to MKHIRNFCIIAHIDHGKSTLADRLLEYTNTVSKRELQAQVLDDMDLERERGITIKSHAIQMDYEFEGQKYVLNLIDTPGHVDFSYEVSRSIAACEGALLIVDAAQGIQAQTISNLYLALENDLEIIPILNKIDLPSANPEEVKDQIVDLLGCKREEIMAASGKTGQGVHEILHEIVRRIPPPVGDPKAPLQALIFDSVFNSFRGIIAYFKVVNGEIRKNERVKFVATEMEYFADEVGILKLKGEPKDVIRTGDVGYIISGIKEAKEVKVGDTITHVDRPCDQAIQGFEEVKPMVFAGIYPVDTEDYEELRASMDKLQLNDASLTYEPESSAALGFGFRCGFLGMLHMEIIQERLEREFGMTVITTVPNVSYYAYTTKGEKMVLNNPSEMPDPSKLDRIEEPYIKAQVITKSEFVGAIMTLCIEKRGILKNQVYLTTDRVELSFDMPLGEIVFDFYDRLKTISKGYASFDYHPLDYRPSHLVKMDIMLNAEPVDALSSLIHRDNAYDFGKKICEKLKELIPRHQFEIPIQAAIGAKIIARETIKALRKDVTAKCYGGDISRKRKLLEKQKEGKKRMRQVGSVEIPQQAFMAVLKLD